One segment of Hippopotamus amphibius kiboko isolate mHipAmp2 chromosome 2, mHipAmp2.hap2, whole genome shotgun sequence DNA contains the following:
- the NPAP1 gene encoding LOW QUALITY PROTEIN: nuclear pore-associated protein 1 (The sequence of the model RefSeq protein was modified relative to this genomic sequence to represent the inferred CDS: substituted 1 base at 1 genomic stop codon): MLFYQISKKEVKKEPTCQEGTLWGTASSQVRALHPVLRNLRLLAGGDAGSGAAIDKALLAPGLAEKLGRCPEEVGHTLAGTGWLPHSALSRRWPLGPRAKHTQVRRGMQDQCLGRESSGGGGLRTAAQSPPIWCQTPATHSQKSQLLESPEGVEPWGPALCPLARFLHLLGLRMGNLLCTFRTRLRRRPQLGCRPLALPPRDAATSDRDHPAAPAPAFCPGHRLLHRDRVPLSSGFYIAPKMQYPIQQGRYSSLGILPLVRWRDSPKKPVLSAHNSMMFGHSRTIKIPPPGRKFTLLHAAPEQVVRARKAVPSRGLPLPSPKESEAKVQEEPRKGRPKKEDPTRSEEQDGGKTGCSSTGGIPLTSGPQETNGVLTSLEGSSEPLHLLPRHPGGKLSESARMSPTSSASESQAIRSRCPAGDVLPPGKPHPPAAGLSAPAPCCSLLPERPTQEALGGDRQPGSPASRMSGKELQGETSSDNPSRSSPSLASTSSRPCKRRIPQPHLLPLPPPLLHWGRGELPPPPKLPRIAPAEHPGTLENSTGCQRNKSPKNIRKVKEDGSAPQPAPSLSPPAAETAGSLPTATHSHGPFHSVIVTPPLISDLPTPPSIPPFFFQPPSYKKESPTPMCVDSPPPSYLPTPLPVPRSNPPPLSGQPTTSMTILSTITGMASGSLTSQPPLGDMDTTPPSQAVILRSPPGFRGEQRHPAEVPVSITPPGLMVPCPSPTFGHPFGPRTNPQPTFGTSDEQQRASLPGAPVFPSRPFMDSAVTAALVGRSSANIQPAFDNNAMDTTPPSQAVIFQAAPVSRENHXPFHVAGPSSENTPPSAPARDKAPASPAVHPPRASIMQSALPGSLSATTINTQPAFGDNPGILPRAVSTTTGFGVATGVPSTGDSSSLFSNTTPGPLLMGPAVLKAGGSEVTWDPPDHSAAAAAGGANTGPAFGHIAGSTLNPNTWGLPGPNTGAMVMEGHGDPSVPTFRHCTRGPLRHRKSKFKRSITRKKKSVSRDMSISIVYQNHTTSAGVASAGITPGFGHASRATLVPNTGVHPSRIQLVVV, translated from the exons ATGTTGTTTTACCAAATTTCtaaaaaagaagtgaagaaagaacCTACCTGCCAGGAAGGGACGTTGTGGGGCACAGCATCCAGTCAGGTCAGGGCTCTGCATCCCGTGCTCAGAAACCTTCGCCTCCTGGCTGGTGGTGATGCTGGCAGCGGGGCAGCCATAGACAAGGCGCTCTTGGCTCCAGGCCTCGCAGAGAAGCTGGGGAGGTGCCCGGAGGAGGTGGGCCACACCCTGGCAGGAACTGGCTGGCTCCCGCACTCAGCTTTGAGCAGGCGCTGGcctctgggacccagggcaaaacACACTCAAGTGCGGAGGGGGATGCAGGATCAGTGCCTGGGCAGGGAGAGCTCTGGAGGAGGAGGTCTCCGCACTGCGGCCCAGTCTCCGCCCATCTGGTGCCAAACACCTGCCACCCACAGCCAGAAGTCCCAGCTGCTAGAAAGTCCAGAAGGGGTCGAGCCCTGGGGCCCAGCCCTTTGCCCTTTGGCGCGGTTTCTTCATCTGCTGGGCTTGcgt ATGGGCAATTTACTTTGTACATTTCGTACCCGCCTCCGCCGCAGGCCCCAGCTGGGCTGTCGCCCACTGGCTTTGCCCCCTCGGGATGCTGCCACGTCTGACAGGGACCACCCCGCTGCTCCAGCGCCTGCCTTCTGCCCAGGTCACAGGCTGCTCCACCGGGATCGAGTGCCTTTATCCTCTGGCTTTTACATCGCGCCAAAAATGCAGTATCCCATTCAGCAGGGCAGGTACTCCAGTCTGGGAATTCTTCCCTTGGTGAGGTGGAGGGACTCGCCAAAGAAGCCCGTGCTGTCTGCTCATAATTCCATGATGTTCGGTCATTCGAGAACCATCAAGATCCCTCCACCGGGGCGCAAGTTTACTCTCCTGCATGCAGCACCTGAGCAGGTAGTCAGGGCTAGGAAGGCGGTACCATCCAGGGGGCTCCCACTTCCTTCCCCAAAGGAGAGTGAGGCGAAGGTCCAAGAAGAGCCCAGAAAAGGCAGGCCAAAGAAGGAGGATCCCACAAGGTCCGAAGAGCAGGACGGTGGGAAGACGGGCTGCAGCAGTACAGGGGGTATCCCATTGACATCTGGGCCCCAGGAGACCAATGGAGTCCTCACTTCCCTCGAGGGTAGTTCTGAGCCTCTGCACCTCCTTCCGCGGCACCCAGGAGGCAAGCTGAGTGAGAGCGCCCGGATGTCTCCAACGAGCTCCGCCTCAGAAAGCCAGGCCATCCGCTCCCGCTGCCCTGCTGGAGACGTCCTGCCCCCTGGGAAGCCTCATCCCCCTGCCGCGGGgctctctgccccagccccatGCTGCTCCCTGCTGCCGGAGAGGCCAACCCAAGAAGCGCTGGGTGGAGACCGCCAGCCCGGCTCACCAGCCTCCCGGATGTCTGGGAAGGAGCTGCAGGGTGAAACATCTTCAGACAACCCATCCAGAAGCTCTCCTTCCCTGGCATCTACCAGCAGCAGGCCCTGCAAGCGGAGGATTCCGCAGCCGCATCTTCTGCCGCTGCCGCCCCCGCTGCTGCACTGGGGTAGAGGTgagctgcccccgccccccaagctTCCACGCATAGCTCCTGCCGAACACCCGGGCACCTTGGAGAACAGCACTGGCTGTCAGCGGAACAAGAGCCCGAAGAACATAAGGAAGGTCAAGGAAGACGGCAGTGCCCCTCAGCcggccccttctctctccccacctgccGCAGAGACTGCAGGCTCCCTGCCCACGGCCACTCACTCGCACGGCCCTTTTCATTCAGTCATAGTCACACCACCTCTTATTTCTGACCTCCCCACACCTCCTAGCATCCCGCCTTTCTTCTTCCAGCCACCTTCCTACAAAAAGGAATCCCCAACACCCATGTGTGTAGATTCTCCCCCTCCTTCATACTTACCTACCCCTCTTCCAGTCCCTCGCAGCAATCCCCCTCCTTTATCTGGGCAGCCCACCACTTCCATGACAATCCTTTCCACCATCACAGGCATGGCATCTGGAAGTCTGACTTCCCAGCCCCCTTTAGGTGACATGGACACCACTCCCCCTTCCCAAGCTGTCATTTTGAGGTCTCCCCCAGGTTTCAGGGGGGAGCAGAGGCACCCTGCAGAGGTACCAGTCTCTATCACCCCACCAGGGCTGATGGTCCCTTGTCCCAGCCCAACTTTTGGCCATCCCTTTGGCCCCCGAACCAACCCTCAGCCCACATTTGGGACCTCTGATGAGCAGCAGAGAGCCTCTCTCCCTGGTGCTCCTGTTTTCCCCAGCCGCCCATTTATGGATTCGGCAGTCACTGCTGCTCTAGTAGGCAGAAGCTCTGCAAACATCCAGCCAGCCTTTGACAACAATGCTATGGAtaccacccctccctcccaggctgtcaTTTTCCAGGCTGCCCCTGTCTCCAGGGAGAACCACTAGCCATTTCATGTGGCTGGTCCTAGTTCTGAGAACACACCACCCAGTG CCCCAGCACGAGATAAagccccagcctctcctgcagTCCATCCACCAAGAGCCAGCATAATGCAGTCAGCTTTGCCAGGTTCCCTGTCTGCCACCACCATCAACACACAGCCAGCCTTTGGCGACAACCCAGGTATTCTCCCCAGGGCTGTATCCACTACCACCGGCTTTGGCGTTGCCACCGGGGTGCCCAGCACTGGGGACAGCAGCTCGCTGTTTTCCAACACCACACCAGGCCCACTGTTGATGGGACCTGCAGTCCTTAAGGCTGGTGGGAGTGAG GTGACCTGGGATCCACCTGACCACAGCGcggctgctgcagcaggaggggcaAACACTGGCCCAGCATTTGGGCACATAGCTGGTTCCACCTTGAATCCAAATACCTGGGGCCTACCTGGGCCGAATACAGGTGCAATGGTGATGGAAGGGCATGGGGACCCTAGTGTTCCCACTTTCCGTCACTGCACCCGGGGCCCACTTAGACACAGAAAATCTAAGTTTAAAAGATCCATCACCAGGAAGAAGAAATCTGTGTCAAGGGACATGTCAATTTCCATCGTCTATCAGAACCACACCACATCCGCTGGAGTTGCAAGTGCGGGCATCACGCCTGGGTTTGGACACGCTTCTAGGGCTACGTTAGTTCCAAACACAGGGGTCCACCCATCCAGAATCCAGCTGGTGGTGGTATAG